A region from the Catenulispora sp. MAP5-51 genome encodes:
- the glnII gene encoding glutamine synthetase: MVYKAEYIWIDGGVPTAGLRSKTRILGDGAVPGVWGFDGSSTGQAEGRSSDRVLRPVFTCADPVRGGDSVLVLCEVEDIDFSPHVSNTRAEAREVAERFAEQEAWFGIEQEYTLFKGGRPLGFPEGGGFPAPQGPYYCGVGADAVFGRELVERHLDYCLAAGLTISGINAEVMPGQWEFQVGPAGPVEVADHMWVARYLLLRVAEEFGVGVSFDAKPQKGDWNGAGAHTNFSTKAMRESYDPIITACEALGEGDKPAEHVRAYGSGIEERLTGQHETAPWSEYSYGVSDRGASVRIPWQVEVDKKGYIEDRRPNANVDPYVVTRLIVDTCCSALEKAGQA; this comes from the coding sequence ATGGTCTACAAGGCTGAGTACATCTGGATTGACGGTGGTGTGCCCACGGCGGGGCTGCGGTCGAAGACGCGGATTCTCGGTGATGGGGCTGTGCCGGGGGTGTGGGGGTTCGACGGGTCTTCGACGGGCCAGGCTGAGGGGCGTTCTTCGGACCGGGTGTTGCGGCCGGTGTTCACGTGTGCGGATCCGGTGCGGGGTGGGGACTCCGTGTTGGTGCTGTGTGAGGTGGAGGACATCGACTTCTCTCCTCACGTTTCCAACACGCGGGCGGAGGCTCGGGAGGTTGCTGAGCGGTTCGCCGAGCAGGAGGCGTGGTTCGGGATCGAGCAGGAGTACACGCTGTTCAAGGGGGGCCGGCCGTTGGGCTTTCCGGAGGGCGGTGGTTTTCCGGCGCCGCAGGGGCCGTACTACTGCGGGGTGGGGGCTGACGCTGTCTTCGGGCGGGAGTTGGTGGAGCGGCATCTGGACTACTGCCTGGCTGCCGGGTTGACCATTTCGGGGATCAACGCCGAGGTCATGCCGGGGCAGTGGGAGTTCCAGGTGGGGCCGGCGGGGCCGGTGGAGGTGGCCGACCACATGTGGGTCGCGCGCTATCTGCTGCTGCGGGTCGCTGAGGAGTTCGGGGTGGGGGTTTCGTTCGATGCCAAGCCTCAGAAGGGGGACTGGAACGGGGCTGGGGCGCACACCAACTTCTCCACCAAGGCGATGCGGGAGTCGTACGATCCGATCATCACCGCGTGTGAGGCGCTGGGTGAGGGGGACAAGCCGGCGGAGCACGTGCGTGCGTACGGGTCCGGGATCGAGGAGCGGCTCACCGGGCAGCATGAGACCGCGCCGTGGAGCGAGTACAGCTATGGCGTCTCCGACCGGGGTGCCTCGGTGCGCATCCCGTGGCAGGTCGAGGTGGACAAGAAGGGCTACATCGAGGACCGGCGGCCGAACGCGAACGTCGACCCGTACGTCGTGACCCGGCTCATCGTGGACACCTGCTGCAGTGCCCTGGAGAAGGCCGGGCAGGCCTGA
- a CDS encoding PIG-L family deacetylase — protein MSRRELGLLGMGALALGALGADSAVTTAQADMVDRPARLVSRVAFMQVVAHPDDDLYFMNPDIADSVRTGGEVTTVVLTAAEAGGGAPFAAARQHGLRSAYARMAGADDDAPWRRSVLVTRGGEAELCELESDPRVRLVFLDISMGSYTGSTPGDENHTPLAALYRGTLTTRPVLQPSESAITAGVYTRDQLVGTLTDLMDRFQPTVVRTMDPDPERRGVGPRERAWLTDSGVHTDNEDHTATAWFTYAAYADHRARRGPSAVRLDAYVGYGNARWRHNLGGSSGREKLRLLGVYGWADRRKCGDPVGCGDRTVGGDAARPGWSQSTNLRHVGTTDWLRLGPDGRLRAFAAVGGQAVMWTETAPGSGDFTPGAGIGTENGINGIGSRSGSASGSGSGSGSGSGSGSGSGIGSGIGKDQNTAFSLTPHLVVAVAPDHRAQLVGLRTTSDPDRGTWSQEVVVAGERPDGGFTPWTSLGTPIGAETKDCADVGCPTAVVDGRGVLHVFVRNADMSVSWRRRDLNMPGAAWTEWQDIGGHQVRDGLTAAVTQAGDVELHAVGHVLWTWRIGSSGGPLLSHTALPPMGDPPTVHTMRGGGALLAARAADTGVLSVMSRSAGGDWRPQRGTLGGQGGFGVVAIQPHAGGVFLAQRGRRGLVEVVWQPEVGAAGGVRRWHSGPGPILRPSLAVDARGRVVAGAVGPEGALYTARIDVRDVPRTLRWQAAALA, from the coding sequence TTGTCTCGTCGCGAGCTCGGGCTGCTCGGGATGGGAGCACTGGCGCTCGGCGCGCTCGGTGCCGACAGCGCGGTCACGACCGCCCAGGCCGACATGGTCGACCGTCCGGCCCGGCTCGTGAGCCGGGTCGCGTTCATGCAGGTCGTCGCCCATCCGGACGACGACCTCTACTTCATGAACCCGGACATCGCCGACTCGGTGCGCACCGGCGGCGAGGTGACCACGGTCGTGCTCACGGCCGCCGAGGCCGGGGGCGGTGCGCCGTTCGCCGCCGCGCGGCAGCACGGGCTGCGCTCGGCCTACGCGCGCATGGCCGGGGCCGACGACGACGCGCCCTGGCGGCGCAGCGTGTTGGTCACCCGTGGGGGTGAGGCGGAGCTGTGCGAGCTGGAATCCGATCCGCGGGTCCGGCTGGTCTTCCTCGACATCTCGATGGGCAGCTACACCGGCTCCACGCCTGGCGACGAGAACCACACGCCGCTGGCCGCGCTCTACCGCGGCACCCTCACGACCCGCCCCGTTCTCCAGCCCAGCGAGAGTGCCATAACCGCCGGCGTCTACACCCGCGACCAGCTCGTCGGCACGCTCACGGACCTGATGGACCGCTTCCAGCCCACTGTGGTGCGCACCATGGACCCCGACCCCGAGCGCCGCGGCGTCGGCCCGAGGGAGCGGGCCTGGCTCACCGACTCCGGCGTCCACACCGACAACGAGGACCACACCGCGACCGCCTGGTTCACCTATGCGGCCTACGCCGACCACCGGGCCCGGCGTGGCCCTTCCGCCGTGCGGCTGGACGCCTACGTCGGCTACGGGAACGCGCGCTGGCGCCACAACCTCGGCGGCTCTAGCGGCCGCGAAAAGCTCCGCCTGCTGGGCGTCTACGGCTGGGCCGACCGGCGCAAGTGCGGCGACCCGGTCGGCTGCGGCGACCGCACGGTCGGCGGCGACGCGGCCCGGCCGGGCTGGTCGCAGAGCACGAACCTGCGGCACGTCGGCACCACGGACTGGCTCCGTCTCGGGCCGGACGGACGGCTGCGGGCCTTCGCAGCGGTCGGCGGGCAGGCGGTGATGTGGACGGAGACGGCGCCGGGGAGTGGGGACTTCACCCCTGGGGCGGGAATCGGGACCGAGAACGGGATCAACGGGATTGGGAGCAGGAGCGGGAGCGCGAGCGGGAGCGGGAGCGGGAGCGGGAGCGGGAGCGGGAGCGGGAGCGGGAGCGGGATCGGTAGCGGCATCGGGAAAGACCAGAACACCGCCTTCTCTCTGACCCCTCATCTGGTGGTTGCAGTGGCGCCTGATCATCGCGCGCAGCTCGTCGGGCTGCGCACCACCAGCGACCCCGATCGGGGGACCTGGAGCCAGGAAGTGGTCGTCGCCGGCGAGCGACCCGACGGCGGCTTCACACCCTGGACCAGCCTCGGAACGCCGATCGGCGCGGAGACCAAGGACTGTGCCGACGTCGGCTGTCCGACCGCGGTGGTCGACGGGCGCGGCGTGCTCCACGTTTTCGTGCGCAACGCCGACATGTCCGTGTCCTGGCGCCGTCGCGATCTGAACATGCCGGGGGCGGCCTGGACCGAGTGGCAGGACATCGGCGGGCACCAGGTTCGGGACGGGCTGACCGCGGCGGTCACCCAGGCGGGTGACGTCGAGCTCCACGCCGTCGGTCACGTGCTCTGGACCTGGCGCATCGGGTCCTCCGGCGGGCCGCTGCTCAGCCATACGGCCCTGCCCCCGATGGGTGACCCGCCCACCGTCCACACGATGCGCGGTGGCGGCGCGCTGCTGGCCGCCCGGGCCGCGGACACCGGCGTCCTGAGTGTCATGTCCCGCTCGGCCGGCGGCGACTGGCGGCCGCAGCGGGGGACGCTCGGCGGGCAGGGCGGGTTCGGGGTCGTGGCGATCCAGCCGCACGCCGGCGGGGTCTTCCTGGCCCAGCGCGGACGCCGCGGGCTGGTCGAGGTGGTCTGGCAGCCGGAGGTCGGCGCGGCCGGCGGCGTCCGGCGCTGGCACAGCGGGCCCGGTCCGATCCTGCGTCCCTCGCTGGCCGTCGACGCCCGCGGCCGGGTCGTGGCCGGGGCGGTCGGGCCCGAGGGCGCGCTCTACACGGCGCGGATCGATGTCCGGGACGTGCCGCGGACGTTGCGATGGCAGGCCGCGGCGCTGGCATAG
- a CDS encoding VOC family protein, which translates to MDALHSRLLVTRFGEMFDFYQAVLPGMLGAKLIKGSPAGPYANWDIEDQAVLVLFDRATMAAVAGTAELPATAAPAQDHTMFVCRVDDVDAGAELCVRHGATLVAAPTDRPDWGPTLRTAHLRDPEGNLIELQSYEG; encoded by the coding sequence ATGGACGCGCTGCACTCCCGCCTGCTGGTGACCCGTTTCGGGGAGATGTTCGACTTCTACCAGGCCGTCCTGCCCGGGATGCTCGGCGCGAAGCTGATCAAGGGTTCCCCGGCCGGCCCCTACGCCAACTGGGACATCGAGGACCAGGCGGTCCTGGTCCTGTTCGACCGCGCGACCATGGCCGCCGTCGCCGGTACCGCGGAGCTGCCCGCGACCGCGGCGCCGGCACAGGACCACACGATGTTCGTGTGCCGCGTCGACGACGTGGACGCCGGCGCCGAGCTGTGCGTGCGGCACGGCGCGACACTGGTGGCGGCACCGACGGACCGGCCGGACTGGGGCCCGACGCTGCGGACCGCGCATCTGCGGGATCCGGAGGGGAACCTGATCGAGCTGCAGTCGTACGAGGGCTGA
- a CDS encoding MarR family winged helix-turn-helix transcriptional regulator yields the protein MDDLRALPPSLTGLTTYLLSRTGKIARNRLAGRFAERGLRLWHHAVLAALADFGPHVQRDLAVRLAIDPSDMAKIVDELAGAGAVERARDTADRRRVSVALTEPGRTLLAELDAQAQEVQNEVLGPLGAAERDQLNTLLAKMFADLER from the coding sequence ATGGATGACCTGCGGGCGCTCCCGCCCTCGCTGACCGGACTGACCACCTACCTGCTCTCGCGGACAGGCAAGATCGCGCGGAACCGGCTGGCCGGGCGGTTCGCGGAGCGAGGGCTGCGGCTGTGGCACCACGCGGTGCTGGCGGCGCTCGCCGACTTCGGGCCGCACGTGCAGCGGGACCTGGCGGTGCGGCTGGCGATCGACCCCAGCGACATGGCCAAGATCGTGGACGAGCTGGCCGGGGCGGGAGCCGTCGAACGAGCCCGGGACACCGCCGACCGCCGGCGGGTCAGTGTCGCGCTCACCGAGCCCGGCCGCACGCTGCTCGCCGAGCTGGACGCGCAGGCTCAAGAGGTCCAGAACGAGGTCCTGGGTCCGCTCGGTGCCGCCGAACGCGACCAGCTGAACACGCTGCTGGCCAAGATGTTCGCGGATCTCGAGCGGTGA